A genomic region of Homo sapiens chromosome 4, GRCh38.p14 Primary Assembly contains the following coding sequences:
- the HS3ST1 gene encoding heparan sulfate glucosamine 3-O-sulfotransferase 1 isoform X1 produces the protein MAALLLGAVLLVAQPQLVPSRPAELGQQELLRKAGTLQDDVRDGVAPNGSAQQLPQTIIIGVRKGGTRALLEMLSLHPDVAAAENEVHFFDWEEHYSHGLGWYLSQMPFSWPHQLTVEKTPAYFTSPKVPERVYSMNPSIRLLLILRDPSERVLSDYTQVFYNHMQKHKPYPSIEEFLVRDGRLNVDYKALNRSLYHVHMQNWLRFFPLRHIHIVDGDRLIRDPFPEIQKVERFLKLSPQINASNFYFNKTKGFYCLRDSGRDRCLHESKGRAHPQVDPKLLNKLHEYFHEPNKKFFELVGRTFDWH, from the coding sequence ATGGCCGCGCTGCTCCTGGGCGCGGTGCTGCTGGTGGCCCAGCCCCAGCTAGTGCCTTCCCGCCCCGCCGAGCTAGGCCAGCAGGAGCTTCTGCGGAAAGCGGGGACCCTCCAGGATGACGTCCGCGATGGCGTGGCCCCAAACGGCTCTGCCCAGCAGTTGCCGCAGACCATCATCATCGGCGTGCGCAAGGGCGGCACGCGCGCACTGCTGGAGATGCTCAGCCTGCACCCCGACGTGGCGGCCGCGGAGAACGAGGTCCACTTCTTCGACTGGGAGGAGCATTACAGCCACGGCTTGGGCTGGTACCTCAGCCAGATGCCCTTCTCCTGGCCACACCAGCTCACAGTGGAGAAGACCCCCGCGTATTTCACGTCGCCCAAAGTGCCTGAGCGAGTCTACAGCATGAACCCGTCCATCCGGCTGCTGCTCATCCTGCGAGACCCGTCGGAGCGCGTGCTATCTGACTACACCCAAGTGTTCTACAACCACATGCAGAAGCACAAGCCCTACCCGTCCATCGAGGAGTTCCTGGTGCGCGATGGCAGGCTCAATGTGGACTACAAGGCCCTCAACCGCAGCCTCTACCACGTGCACATGCAGAACTGGCTGCGCTTTTTCCCGCTGCGCCACATCCACATTGTGGACGGCGACCGCCTCATCAGGGACCCCTTCCCTGAGATCCAAAAGGTCGAGAGGTTCCTAAAGCTGTCGCCGCAGATCAATGCTTCGAACTTCTACTTTAACAAAACCAAGGGCTTTTACTGCCTGCGGGACAGCGGCCGGGACCGCTGCTTACATGAGTCCAAAGGCCGGGCGCACCCCCAAGTCGATCCCAAACTACTCAATAAACTGCACGAATATTTTCATGAGCCAAATAAGAAGTTCTTCGAGCTTGTTGGCAGAACATTTGACTGGCACTGA